A window of Kocuria sp. TGY1127_2 genomic DNA:
CGGCGGAAATCCGCGACTGAGGACCGACCCGGCCGGGGCCATTCTGTTACTGACCACACTCGGCGGCTTGATCGTCGCACTCTCATTGGGTCCGAAGGCGGGGTGGTCCACCTGGTGCGTGGCCTTGATGGTCCTTGCGTTCGTGGCACTTATCGGGCTGATTGTGCAGCAGAGAGCGGCCGCCCGCGGTGGAGGACATCCTCTGTTGCCTCCGGAGGTGCTTCGTGCTCGGCCCCTCGTGATCGGCGGGGGCATGGCGATGGTGTTCTTCGGCGGGTACGGGGCATGGACGTTCAATTACGCGGTACTCACCCAATCCGGTCGGGGCGATCCCGCCTGGATGTCCGGGACGGTGCTCGTTCCGTTCTGCCTGGCCTTCCTCATGGCTTCGTTGCAGTATCACCGCATCACCGCCCGGCTGGGTGGGCCTGGCACCATGCTGCTCGGCGCGGCTCTCCAGGGGATCGGTCTGATCGGCGTGGGGTTGGTGTCCCTGGTCTCCGACACCGCCTGGGAATGGTGGTTCCAGGTTCCTGCCGTCGTCCTGGGAGTCGGTCAGGCCCTGCAATTCGGTCCCTTGGTATCCACTGTGATGGCGGAAGTCCCGGAGCGCGTCGGCGGACTGACGGGCGGATTGATTTCAACGATGCAACAGACAGGGATCGCGGCCGGTGTCGCCACGATCGGCGCGGCCTACGCATGGTTTCAGTCTCTGTTCACGTCCACCCAGGCCTTCGGCATCGTCTCCATCGTCCAGCTGGTGCTGGTGGCGGGGTTCGCAGCGGGAGCCGTCGTGCTTCGGCGCGCGAACAGGAAAGCTGTGTCCGAGGCTCCGGCGTCGGAAAGGGATGCTCCCAGGGTCGACTCAGGGAGGGTGGTACGCCCGGACACCGCATCTCCGTCAGGCTCTGCGTCACGGAGCGAGGACGTCGCAGTATCGCTGACACAGACCGGTCAATGCCCTCGCTGCCCGTGAACAGGGGCTACCGGTGGTCGGCCCGGGCCGTGACCAAGCCTGCTGTCGCCTCGGCGATGGCGCGTTCCTCGTCGGTAGGGACGACCAAAACCGTGATCGTCGAGTCCTTCGCGGAGATCACCCGGATCTCACCGGATCGGGCCTCGTTGGCTTCTTCGTCCAACGTGATGCCCAGAGCAGCGAGCTCCTCAACCACGAGTTTGCGGAATACCGCCGAATTCTCCCCGATGCCAGCGGTGAAGACAAGGCTGCGCATCCCTCCGACAGCAACGTGATAACCGCCGATGTACTTCGCCAAGCGATACGCGGCCATGTCCATGGCCAACTGC
This region includes:
- a CDS encoding MFS transporter, whose protein sequence is MNKPILWPLHLAALLSTFVFSLGSIAAPQMKESLGADDGQSALMVGIFAAAFASGIIYCGRLGDKFGRRRLFIIGMLGLAVCSVAVACAWNPGSAITARVAQGFAAAGMMPQILSIIQATVSGAARTRAVGMYTAAAGVGTVAGQVIGGFLVSAGGPELGWRLAFAVFAVLCVLAGLNAFRLPFDGGNPRLRTDPAGAILLLTTLGGLIVALSLGPKAGWSTWCVALMVLAFVALIGLIVQQRAAARGGGHPLLPPEVLRARPLVIGGGMAMVFFGGYGAWTFNYAVLTQSGRGDPAWMSGTVLVPFCLAFLMASLQYHRITARLGGPGTMLLGAALQGIGLIGVGLVSLVSDTAWEWWFQVPAVVLGVGQALQFGPLVSTVMAEVPERVGGLTGGLISTMQQTGIAAGVATIGAAYAWFQSLFTSTQAFGIVSIVQLVLVAGFAAGAVVLRRANRKAVSEAPASERDAPRVDSGRVVRPDTASPSGSASRSEDVAVSLTQTGQCPRCP